Genomic window (Gemmatimonadota bacterium):
TGTCCCAGCACGGTTGCGCGACTTTCGTATCCGGTGCGCCGCTCAATTTCATCACTCAGCATATTGCCAATGCCCCCCAGGCGAACATGCCCGAATGCATCTTTTTCCTGAGATTGCAACACCATACTGTCATCGTCGAGCTTGGCACCTTCAGCAACCACGACAATACTGAATGTCTTCCCTCGGGCATGGCGTTTTCTGATGGTATCGCAAACGTCATCCATATCAAAGGGGACTTCGGGAATCAGAATCACATCTGCCCCCCCCGCAATACCAGCCTCCACGGCAATCCAACCGGCGTGGCGGCCCATGACCTCGACAACCATCACGCGGTTGTGAGATTCAGCCGTTGTATGCAGACGGTCAATCGCCTCCATCACAATATTAATCGCCGTATCAAAACCAAACGTCTGGTCTGTGCCATCCAGGTCATTATCAATGGTTTTGGGCACACCGACCACTTTGATACCCTGATCTGTGAGCTGATGAGCCACACCAAGCGTATCATCGCCCCCAATGGCAATCAGCGCGTCCAGACCCATTTTATCCATCCCCGTCCGCACGAGCGCACCGCCATCTGCACCATCTTGATACGGATTTGTCCGCGACGATCCCAAAATCGTGCCCCCGCGCGGCAAAATCCCCGAAACAGCGTCCAAATCCAGAGGCGCTGACAGCCCCTCAAGCATTCCTCGCCATCCCTCTTGCACACCCGTCATATCGTAATCATAAACCATAATGCCTTTGCGTACAATCGCGCGGATTACTGCATTGAGACCTGGGCAATCGCCGCCACCTGTAAGTATGCCAACGCGTTTTACAGACATAATATCTCCC
Coding sequences:
- a CDS encoding ATP-dependent 6-phosphofructokinase; its protein translation is MSVKRVGILTGGGDCPGLNAVIRAIVRKGIMVYDYDMTGVQEGWRGMLEGLSAPLDLDAVSGILPRGGTILGSSRTNPYQDGADGGALVRTGMDKMGLDALIAIGGDDTLGVAHQLTDQGIKVVGVPKTIDNDLDGTDQTFGFDTAINIVMEAIDRLHTTAESHNRVMVVEVMGRHAGWIAVEAGIAGGADVILIPEVPFDMDDVCDTIRKRHARGKTFSIVVVAEGAKLDDDSMVLQSQEKDAFGHVRLGGIGNMLSDEIERRTGYESRATVLG